GATTTTATGAACCGGGATACAGAAGTATTTCTTTTATCGATTCACCATATTCCCTCCGATAACTGGCTACAAGCTGTTTTGTCGGAGTTGGAAAAACCGGGTATCATCGAATTTCATCGGAAGGCTGTGTGGGATATTGTTTCAGACAGTGTTCTGGAAAAGATTAAAAGTTTTAATGAATTGGCGGCTGCTTTGAATACCTTGGCAGGGATATCCCCTGATGTAGCTATGGATGGGCAGACTGACAATTCTGTGGGCAATCTCTTTCGGCAGGTATTGCGCCTGCCATCCTCACCGGAGGATGATCGCCTGAAAATACTCCTGCTGGAGGCCGTCCGAATGCTCCGTACCGCGACCACCCGGCAGACAGAAGTTCCGGTGGATGTTCTAAGAGTGATTCGGGATGTTCAGCAAATTATTAAAATGGAAGAAACCGCCCTTAAAATATCAGAACGCAATCTTATTCAGGCTCACCTGTTGGCAGTAGCACGACTGACAGGCGAAAACGGGTAAAAGAGTTGAGAATTAAGAGGGGAGAGTAATAAGTTTGAGTTGTGAATTATTAGTTTGGTTTTGTGTGTTATTTGACGAACTAAATCATGGATTCATCTTATGAAAAAAGGACACACCCCTCGCACCTCGTCACTCGTCACTCATCACTCGTCACTCAAGTAATAATCCCGTGCTTTTTTCCCACTTTATAAAATTTATCCAGGCAAAAATTGAGCTGTGATTGTATATGAGTCGCCATGTAGCTGGTTCGTAAGAGGCACCGGTTTTCCGGAACAGCAGGCGGGATCACTGGATTCGTATAGACCCCTTCTTCAAAAAGGTCTTTCCACACCCGAAAGGTTTTCATCTCTTCACCGATGATCACAGGAACGACCGGTGTTGTGCTCATTCCGATATTGAATCCCATTTTTTTTAAATTCTTCTGAATATAGGCGGCATTTTCCAGGACTTTTTTCCGGCGCCAGGGTTCTTTTTCAATGATATCCAGGGCTTTGGAGACCATTGCCACATTCGAGGGGGGTAATGCGGCTGTAAATATCATGGTCCGGGTATGATGCTTCAGATAATCGATAACCGGTTCTTCTGCTGCGACAAATCCTCCCACACAGGCCAGAGATTTACTGAATGTTCCCATAATCATATCCACCTGATCCGTCAATCCAAAGTGAGCGGCTGTCCCGTTTCCTTTAGGACCCAATACCCCCAGGGAGTGAGCATCATCCACCATCAGGCGGGCCCCGTATTTACGGGCGATCTGCACAAGTTCCGGCAGATTAATAATATCCCCTTCCATAGAAAAGATTCCATCCACGACGATAAAACGTCCTTTTGTTTTATCTGCAGCAGAAATCTTATTTTCAAGATCTTTCATGTTGTTATGCTTAAAGCGGATAATCTCTGCCCGGGAAAAACGGGAACCATCCACAATGGAAGCATGATTGAGTTCATCACTGAACAAAAGGTCTCCAGGTCCTACCGTGGTGGCAATGACGCCTAAATTAACACCGAAACCGGTTGAAAATACCAAAGCAGCCTCTTTGCCTACAAACCGTGCCAATTTAACTTCCAGTTCATCATGAAGAACCAAGTTCCCATTTAAAAATCGGCTTCCCGTCAAGCCGGACCCATATCTGCGAATGGCTTCGATGCCCGCTTCTGCAATTTCCGGATGCTTTGTAAGTCCCAGATAATTGTTGGATCCCAGCATCAATACTTTTTTTCCCTCTATAACAACCTCTGTTGTATCAGATTCCTGAATTTTCAGAAAATAAGGATAATACCGTAACGCTTTGGCCGTTTTGGCCCGTGTAAAATTGTACATTTTGTTGAAAACATCGGGATATTCACTAAAAAATTCAGATTTTCGGGCTTTTAACTTTTGCTTTGCAATCTCTTTCATCTCGGATAACATGGAGGTTCCTTTCTATTGAAATAAGAACAAATATAAGGAAAATTGGGGGAGTTCAGAAAGATTATGTTTTGCTATAAGAGGCGAGGTGTGAGATATGTGTATCGAGTATCGAAAATCAAGACTTGACTTTCAACTTCTGGCACTTTGAGTCCCAATAGATTATGGTTAAATTTACCCATGATTCAAAAGGCAAAACAAGATGGTTTTCAGGGTTTAAGAGTCATGGTTTTGTCTCTTTCCCACATGCTGCATGATACATATTCTTCCTTTTTAGCGCCTGTTTTACCGTTGATTATTGAAAATCTGGGAATTTCCTATGCGTTGGCGGGGCTTTTATCTGTCATACAACGGATTCCATCCCTTTTAAATCCTTTTGTCGGGCTGGCCATAGATCGTTTACCGGTAAAATATTTTATTATTTTTGCCCCTTTGGTGACAGCTATAAGCATGAGTCTTATCGGTTTGGCTCCAAGTTATGGCGTCCTGGCGATTTTGCTCTTTGTCAGTGGTGTGAGTTCAACGGTTTTTCATGTTCCCGCCCCGGTGATGATCCGACGCCTTGCCGGGAAACGGAACGGGATGGGAATGAGTTTTTATATGTTTGGTGGAGAATTGGCACGGACCCTGGGACCTTTGACGATTTTGGGTGCTATTAGCCTGTGGGGATTTGCCGGAAGCTGGCGTTTGACAGGCTTTGCCCTGGTGGTGACGGTTTTGCTGTGGTATGAGCTCCATTCTGTGGATCTCCATGCCCGAAATGAAACACAATCTGACTCCATGCCCCATATCCGGGAGGATGTGAAACAAATCATCCCTTTCCTGGCCATGATGGGAGCCATGTTTTTCTTCCGATCCTCTATGAAAAGTGCCCTGACTATCTTTTTACCGACCTTTTTGAAAACCCGGGGAGCAAGCCTCTTTTTTGCCGGAGCCGGTCTTTCGGTGCTCCAGTTTGCAGGTGCAGCAGGGACTTTTATCGCCGGGACTTTCTCTGATTATTTCGGCCGACGCAAAACCTTGATTTTAATTACCAGTGTGAATCCCATCCTCATGGCTCTCTTTATTCTGGCAAAAGGGATATGGGTTTTGCCGGTCCTCCTTTTGACTGGATTTTTTCTCTTTGCTTTTGGCCCCGTTACCCTGGCCATGGTCCATGATATCCCCCATAACCGGCCGGCTTTTATTAACGGACTCTATATGACCATGAATTTTGTCCTCAGTGCCCTGGCCACTTTTCTTATCGGATGGCTTGCAGACCTTTGGGGACTTGAATCCGCCTATATCATCGCGAATATCATGGCTCTGGCCGCCATTCCCTTCGCCGCAAAAATCCCCCTGAAAACATCTCCTCCTCACACACCCAATTCATAATTCATCATTCATCATTCATCATTGATCCCACTCCGAAAAGTCGACAGCCATGCTCGGGTACAGGCGTTATGACAGGCGTCAAATAGTCTATAAGTCTTTGATAATCAGTAATATAACTTGATATTGTTGATAAAATATTGTAAAATATGAGCAATATTTTAAGAGGCAAAGATGTTCAAAGAGACAGAGTCCAGTCGGCCGGTAGAGTTGTTTGGTGATGTAGAGAACCTGTTAGAATGGAACAAGAAGAAGCTGAAGAAATACCGTGATGAGACGCGATGGCACAATCAATTCCGGTGCATGGTCTATGATGTCATTGACGAGACGCCTTACCGGATATTGTTTGATGCGCGGATGGGCGCACCGAATGCCCCAGTAAAACAGTTGGTATCCATGATGATTATCAAAGAGCTGTTTCGCTGGAGCGACAGTCAGTTATTTGAGCAGTTTGAGTTTAATGTTTTGGTCCGTCGCGCCATCGGAATCGACACGCTCACGGAAGATATCCCGGTTCCCTCCACCTATTACTTATTCCGAAAGCGGATCTATGAGCATGGTAAAGAGACGGGCGAGGAATTGCTGGAAGAGACTTTTTCCCAGATAACGGAAGCACAAGTTCGTGAATTCAAGGTGGATGGACGGCGTATCCGGATGGACAGCAAATTACTGGGGAGCAATATAGGCTGGTACAGTCGTTATGAGTTGGTCCACAAGAGTTTTGAGATGTTTTATCGGGGGCTAACCAAGAGTGATAAGCGTTTTCTACAGACGCGGTATCGGACAGAGATCAGTCGTTTGTTGGGAGAAGAGGCAGAGAAGGTTGTCTATCGTCATAACCGTGATGAAGTCAATGAACGCCTAGTGCGTTTAGGTGAATTACTTTATATGGTCATCCGTCATTATAAGGGAAAAAAGGAGGAATCATTCCGGGTATTGAAGCGGGTCTTTGAGAACCAATATGAGGTGAATGAAGAGGAGAAGATTATCTTACGCCCGAAGGAGAAAATCCCCCCGGATAGTGTTCAATCGCCCCATGATCCGGACTGCACCTATCGGGGCAAGTCAGGAAAGAAGGTGAAGGGGTATCATGCGAATGTGACAGAGACCTGTGGAGAGGACTTGCATTTAATCACGGATATCCGGATAGAGGCCGCCAGTTGCGGGGAGGCCCGTTTTTATAAAGAGGCGGTGGAAGGCAGTGAAAGAGTCACGGGTCAAAGGGTAGAACATGTGCATGCTGACGGGGCTTATTACAGCGAAAGTAACAGCCGGTACTCGGAAGAAAGAGACCTTGATTTTGTGGTGACCGGAATCAAAGGAAGTGAGCCCCGATATCTGATCCATGAAACACACGAAGGGTATGTTGCCGTGGACCGCGAGAGCGGGAGCGTGTATGAACTTCATAAAGCAGAGACGTATCAAGACTCGGAAGAAGCACGATATTATATCCGAACAGACTCCGGCCGGAAATACTTTAGCAGTCTGGCCATATACACTGCTTTGCAACGTCAAAAACTGATATCCCGTCCTGAAAGAGAACTGCAGATCCGTAATAACGTGGAAGCCACGATTGGTCATTTTGCTTATGGACTTCTGAATAATAAAACACCCTACCGTCGAAAGCAGAAACAGCAGATGTGGGCTTATTGCCGGGCGATGGCGGTAAACATCAAACGAATCGCGGGATACGTACGTCCAAAAAAGCCGTTTGAAGAGCAAAAAGCAGCATTATGTGCACAAAAGGTTCAAAACACAGTCCCATCCACCCCTTGCTTTTTCATTTTTTCCTCAATCGGTCGCCATCTGGCTAATTTTTATGGCTTTTTCCAATCCAATCCCTCGATTTATCCGAAAACCCCCGTATTTATACAATTATAACCGTATTTTTTAATGGGGTTTTCGGAGGAGGCTCATCATTCATCATTCATCATTCTTCATTCTTCATTCTCCCCAAAGCCGATTTGTCCTTAAATTCCCGAAAGAAAAAATATGAGAAACCCTATTTCATGATTGAATCCATTCTGGAAAAAGAGATACCTACAAAAGAAGATCTCGTGTCCATGCTGAAAGCTGAAGGACCGGAGATGGACCGCCTGTTTAAAAAATCCATGGCGGTAAAAGAACAGTATGTCCAAAACAAAGTATATTTTCGGGGACTGATTGAATTCTCCAATATTTGCCGGAAAGATTGTCTCTATTGCGGAATCCGTAAATCGAACACGAAGGTCCATCGTTATGATATTGCTGATGAAGAAATCCTTAAAGCAGCCCAATTTGCCTATGAAAATCATTTCGGTTCTGTGGTCCTCCAATCAGGTGAGCAGAAAAGTTCTGTTTTTACCCGGCGGATTACCCGGCTTCTGGATGGTATGGATAAATTATCCGGTGGAAAACTTCGGGTAACCTTATCCTGCGGGGAACAATCCCGGGACACCTACCGGAAATGGTTTGAACACGGGGCAGCCCGCTATTTGCTTCGGATAGAAACATCAAACAGGGACTTGTATTCAAAACTCCATCCCAACGATTCACTTCACAATTTTGAAGAACGGTTAAAATGCCTGTATGATTTGAAAGATCTGGGATATCAGACCGGAAGCGGGGTGATGATTGGCCTGCCATTCCAAAGCTATGAAAGTCTTGCAGAGGATCTTCTCTGGATGCAAGCCTTTGATTTGGATATGATCGGAATGGGTCCCTATCTGGAACATGAAGATACCCCACTCTATGCTTTTCGGAATCTTTTATTGCCCCAGCAGAAACGATTTGAACTGGCGTTAAAAATGGTGGCGGCTCTCCGGATTCTTATGAAGGATGTAAATATTGCTGCGGCAACAGCCCTGCAAGCCATCCATAAACTTGGACGGGAAAAAGCAATTAAAATCGGTGCCAATGTTATCATGCCCAACATCACTCCCGGTGAGTTCAGGGATGATTATCACCTGTATCACAACAAACCCTGCACAGACGAGAATCCTGAAGATTGTAAAAGCTGCCTGGAAATGCGGGTTGGACTTGCAGGGAATCACATTGCCTATGACGAGTGGGGAGATTCAATCCATTATCAAAAACGAGTTAAGAGTTAAGAGTCGAGAGTCGCCGCAAAGCGAACCGGACCTCTGAGATGATTGCTTAAATTTTGCATCTTGCTTTACATCCATCATTTTCCTTATATTCAAAAAATTAATTAACCATCATTTTCAAACGGACCAGGACATAGGATAAGATTTGTACCCTTCCAAGTAGATTTTAAATGTTCTGCTAACGGTAGGGAAAGAACATGAACAGATATCTCAAAAAGGCAATTTCTTATACTATCCCGATCGGGTTAAATTGTAATTTTAAAGAACTGTTCTATATTTTAAGTGTCTTATTATTAATCACTCCTCTTACAGCTGAATATCCCTGGGGAACGGAGACAATTCCTGTCATATCCGGTTGTGAGTATGATTATCCTCCGTACTGCTTTGTTGATGCAGACAGTCATGCCACCGGTTTTTCTGTGGAGCTGATGCAGGCGGCCCTGAAAGTCATGGGACGGGATGTCACGTTTCGTGTAGGCCCCTGGGAAGATGTGAAAGGATGGCTGGAAAACGGAGAGGTAGATGCTCTCCCATTAGTGGGCCGTACACCGGAACGGGAAGAGATTTTTGATTTTACCTTTCCCTATCTGTC
This window of the Candidatus Neomarinimicrobiota bacterium genome carries:
- a CDS encoding pyridoxal phosphate-dependent aminotransferase family protein, which translates into the protein MLSEMKEIAKQKLKARKSEFFSEYPDVFNKMYNFTRAKTAKALRYYPYFLKIQESDTTEVVIEGKKVLMLGSNNYLGLTKHPEIAEAGIEAIRRYGSGLTGSRFLNGNLVLHDELEVKLARFVGKEAALVFSTGFGVNLGVIATTVGPGDLLFSDELNHASIVDGSRFSRAEIIRFKHNNMKDLENKISAADKTKGRFIVVDGIFSMEGDIINLPELVQIARKYGARLMVDDAHSLGVLGPKGNGTAAHFGLTDQVDMIMGTFSKSLACVGGFVAAEEPVIDYLKHHTRTMIFTAALPPSNVAMVSKALDIIEKEPWRRKKVLENAAYIQKNLKKMGFNIGMSTTPVVPVIIGEEMKTFRVWKDLFEEGVYTNPVIPPAVPENRCLLRTSYMATHIQSQLNFCLDKFYKVGKKHGIIT
- a CDS encoding MFS transporter is translated as MVLSLSHMLHDTYSSFLAPVLPLIIENLGISYALAGLLSVIQRIPSLLNPFVGLAIDRLPVKYFIIFAPLVTAISMSLIGLAPSYGVLAILLFVSGVSSTVFHVPAPVMIRRLAGKRNGMGMSFYMFGGELARTLGPLTILGAISLWGFAGSWRLTGFALVVTVLLWYELHSVDLHARNETQSDSMPHIREDVKQIIPFLAMMGAMFFFRSSMKSALTIFLPTFLKTRGASLFFAGAGLSVLQFAGAAGTFIAGTFSDYFGRRKTLILITSVNPILMALFILAKGIWVLPVLLLTGFFLFAFGPVTLAMVHDIPHNRPAFINGLYMTMNFVLSALATFLIGWLADLWGLESAYIIANIMALAAIPFAAKIPLKTSPPHTPNS
- the hydE gene encoding [FeFe] hydrogenase H-cluster radical SAM maturase HydE, with translation MIESILEKEIPTKEDLVSMLKAEGPEMDRLFKKSMAVKEQYVQNKVYFRGLIEFSNICRKDCLYCGIRKSNTKVHRYDIADEEILKAAQFAYENHFGSVVLQSGEQKSSVFTRRITRLLDGMDKLSGGKLRVTLSCGEQSRDTYRKWFEHGAARYLLRIETSNRDLYSKLHPNDSLHNFEERLKCLYDLKDLGYQTGSGVMIGLPFQSYESLAEDLLWMQAFDLDMIGMGPYLEHEDTPLYAFRNLLLPQQKRFELALKMVAALRILMKDVNIAAATALQAIHKLGREKAIKIGANVIMPNITPGEFRDDYHLYHNKPCTDENPEDCKSCLEMRVGLAGNHIAYDEWGDSIHYQKRVKS